A genome region from Stenotrophomonas bentonitica includes the following:
- the bamA gene encoding outer membrane protein assembly factor BamA: MTRLPNRRLLALALAAVFGAPALAQAAEPFTVSDIRVDGLQRITSGTVFTYLPVERGETLTDNKVGESIRALYKTGFFEDVQLQRQGDILVVTVKERPAINKLTVTGNKDIKSDQLLKGLSDIGLSEGGTFDRLSLDRVTQELRRQYNDRGKYNVEITPTVSPLDRNRVDITIAIKEGKAAKIQHVNLVGTEKFESEDILKTWESKEHNWASWYRRDDQYSKEKLSGDLEKLNSWYLDRGYVDFSIDSTQVSISPDKRDMFITAGVTEGEQYKISEIKVTGDTILPQEDVERMLIQKSGDTFSRALLEFSSDAITNSLSNIGYAFAKVNPIPTSNRAERTVAINMQVVPGPRVGVRRIVFKGNTRTSDEVLRREMRQFENTWYSQAAIDRSKIRLQRLGYFESVDVETPPVTGSNDQVDVVYNVKETTSGSFVFGLGYSQSYGMTTSVQLSQNNFLGGGNRVSVEASRSSYLQRYGFSYTNPYFTDDGVSLGYNLSWRELDYSDFNTAQYNSTNGAAQVVFGVPITENDTVSLMVGIDSNQITTYQGSTPQSIIDYIDAIGQRTFHSWRTELGWARDTRNDYFMPTRGMYQRVGLETTLPGSTVEYYKLNYQVSKYWPIIPSLVINTRAELGYGDAYGNDVTRVITNPDGTTRTVTASGLPFFENFYAGGTNSVRGFEDNTLGPRSEPTLSYNRGQPLGGSLKTVGSVEAYFPRLFDSPSARVSAFFDVGNVYNGVDNFKANELRASAGVALLWRAPVGPISISYAFPIKKEDGDEIERLQFTFGGQF, encoded by the coding sequence ATGACGCGACTCCCCAATCGCCGCCTGCTTGCCCTTGCACTTGCTGCCGTCTTCGGCGCGCCTGCTCTGGCCCAGGCAGCCGAGCCCTTCACCGTCAGCGACATCCGTGTCGACGGCCTGCAGCGCATCACCTCCGGTACCGTGTTCACCTACCTGCCGGTGGAACGTGGCGAAACCCTGACCGACAACAAGGTCGGCGAGTCCATCCGTGCCCTGTACAAGACCGGCTTCTTCGAAGACGTGCAGCTGCAGCGCCAGGGCGACATCCTGGTGGTCACGGTCAAGGAACGCCCGGCGATCAACAAGCTGACCGTCACCGGCAACAAGGACATCAAGAGCGACCAGCTGTTGAAGGGCCTGAGCGACATCGGCCTGAGCGAGGGCGGCACCTTCGACCGCCTCAGCCTGGACCGTGTGACCCAGGAACTTCGCCGCCAGTACAACGACCGTGGCAAATACAACGTCGAGATCACCCCGACGGTGAGCCCGCTGGACCGCAACCGCGTGGACATCACCATCGCGATCAAGGAAGGCAAGGCCGCCAAGATCCAGCACGTGAACCTGGTCGGCACCGAGAAGTTCGAATCCGAAGACATCCTGAAGACCTGGGAGTCCAAGGAGCACAACTGGGCCTCGTGGTACCGCCGCGATGACCAGTATTCGAAGGAAAAACTGTCCGGCGACCTGGAGAAGCTCAACTCCTGGTACCTGGACCGCGGCTACGTGGACTTCAGCATCGACTCCACCCAGGTCTCGATCAGCCCCGACAAGCGCGACATGTTCATCACCGCCGGCGTGACCGAGGGTGAGCAGTACAAGATTTCCGAGATCAAGGTCACCGGCGACACCATCCTTCCGCAGGAAGACGTGGAGCGCATGCTGATCCAGAAGTCCGGCGATACGTTCTCGCGCGCCCTGCTGGAGTTCAGCTCGGACGCCATCACCAACTCGCTGTCCAACATCGGCTACGCGTTCGCCAAGGTGAACCCGATCCCGACCAGCAACCGCGCCGAACGTACCGTCGCGATCAACATGCAGGTCGTGCCGGGCCCGCGCGTGGGCGTGCGTCGCATCGTGTTCAAGGGCAACACCCGCACCTCCGACGAAGTGCTGCGTCGTGAAATGCGCCAGTTCGAAAACACCTGGTACTCGCAGGCCGCGATCGACCGCTCCAAGATCCGCCTGCAGCGCCTGGGTTACTTCGAGTCGGTCGACGTCGAAACGCCGCCGGTCACCGGCAGCAACGACCAGGTCGACGTGGTCTACAACGTCAAGGAAACCACCTCGGGCAGCTTCGTGTTCGGCCTGGGCTATTCCCAGTCGTACGGCATGACCACCTCTGTGCAGCTCTCCCAGAACAACTTCCTGGGCGGCGGCAACCGCGTGTCGGTCGAAGCCTCGCGCAGCAGCTACCTGCAGCGTTACGGCTTCTCCTACACCAACCCGTACTTCACCGACGACGGCGTCTCGCTGGGCTACAACCTGTCCTGGCGCGAACTGGACTACTCCGACTTCAACACCGCGCAGTACAACAGCACCAACGGTGCCGCGCAGGTCGTGTTCGGCGTGCCGATCACCGAGAACGACACCGTCTCGCTGATGGTGGGCATCGACAGCAACCAGATCACCACCTACCAGGGCTCCACGCCGCAGTCGATCATCGATTACATCGATGCCATCGGCCAGCGCACCTTCCACTCCTGGCGCACCGAGCTGGGCTGGGCGCGCGACACCCGCAACGACTACTTCATGCCGACCCGCGGCATGTACCAGCGCGTCGGCCTGGAAACCACCCTGCCCGGCTCCACGGTCGAGTACTACAAGCTGAACTACCAGGTCTCCAAGTACTGGCCGATCATCCCGTCGCTGGTCATCAACACCCGCGCCGAACTCGGCTATGGCGACGCCTACGGCAATGACGTCACCCGCGTCATCACCAACCCGGACGGCACCACCCGCACGGTCACCGCCTCGGGCCTGCCGTTCTTCGAGAACTTCTACGCCGGTGGTACCAACTCGGTGCGCGGCTTCGAGGACAACACCCTCGGCCCGCGTTCGGAACCGACCCTGTCCTACAACCGTGGCCAGCCGCTCGGTGGTTCGCTGAAGACCGTCGGTTCGGTCGAAGCCTACTTCCCGCGCCTGTTCGACAGCCCCTCGGCCCGCGTCTCGGCGTTCTTCGACGTCGGCAACGTGTACAACGGCGTGGACAACTTCAAGGCCAACGAACTGCGAGCCTCGGCCGGTGTCGCCCTCCTGTGGCGCGCCCCGGTCGGCCCGATCTCGATCAGCTACGCCTTCCCGATCAAGAAGGAAGACGGCGACGAGATCGAACGCCTCCAGTTCACCTTCGGCGGCCAGTTCTAA